In bacterium, a single genomic region encodes these proteins:
- a CDS encoding tetratricopeptide repeat protein codes for MKRAAALLLAVLTVCLYAAADPGPATDPSSQAQDFLRFGRQDMAHGLATSALYYFNESLALQPDSPDAWIGKARALERLKRYEEARAAADKAVQLAPFDRTSWAIQGRIYFDQKQYGQALTSLDKSLTLGNADTMVWRWKGQTLDSLNRHDEALNAYAKATPPETPYRGGITRVTRGGPAEATPNARNRGSAPTPDQENGDGNEEEAPSPQSPQGYLEYGPGYGNPNSAYGQPFGESFGQPVATYYEDITPQGYTELYGNAGRHHRRHTYGDYYYNGDEDGGNRGGNGPTPSSPRTRPVYRGVEPLYQQSVVPQYFQSVTPSTDFRSSPDYHGAAGVPIISDRWNFDSGSNNGYMPYGRHNRGGRYGGRGGGRH; via the coding sequence GGCAGACAAGATATGGCACATGGTCTGGCCACTTCGGCTCTCTATTACTTCAATGAATCCCTCGCGCTGCAGCCCGATTCTCCCGACGCGTGGATCGGCAAAGCCCGCGCGCTCGAGAGACTGAAACGCTATGAAGAGGCCCGCGCCGCCGCCGACAAGGCCGTGCAGCTCGCGCCTTTCGACCGGACCTCCTGGGCGATCCAGGGCAGAATTTACTTCGATCAAAAGCAGTACGGGCAGGCCCTGACCTCGCTCGACAAGAGTTTGACGCTGGGCAACGCGGACACGATGGTGTGGCGCTGGAAAGGCCAGACCCTCGATTCGCTGAACCGCCATGATGAAGCGCTGAATGCCTATGCCAAAGCGACGCCTCCCGAGACGCCGTATCGCGGTGGCATCACGCGGGTGACACGCGGCGGCCCCGCGGAAGCAACGCCCAACGCGCGCAACCGCGGCAGCGCGCCCACGCCGGATCAGGAAAATGGTGACGGCAACGAGGAAGAAGCGCCGTCGCCGCAGAGCCCACAGGGCTATCTGGAATACGGCCCGGGCTACGGGAATCCCAATTCCGCGTATGGACAGCCGTTCGGCGAGTCCTTCGGCCAGCCTGTGGCCACCTATTATGAAGACATCACGCCGCAGGGCTACACTGAGTTGTACGGCAACGCGGGCAGGCACCACCGGCGGCACACCTACGGCGACTACTATTACAACGGCGATGAAGACGGCGGCAACCGGGGCGGCAACGGTCCCACTCCCTCTTCGCCGCGCACGAGGCCCGTCTATCGCGGCGTGGAACCGCTGTACCAGCAGAGTGTGGTCCCGCAGTATTTCCAGAGCGTGACCCCGTCCACCGATTTCCGCTCCTCGCCGGACTATCACGGCGCGGCGGGTGTGCCGATTATCAGTGACCGCTGGAATTTCGATTCCGGCTCCAACAACGGCTACATGCCCTACGGCCGCCACAACCGTGGCGGCCGCTACGGCGGTCGCGGCGGCGGACGGCATTGA
- a CDS encoding serine/threonine-protein kinase — translation MKPLSQRLTDRQLIQRGDLTLAFRARDSVLERPVFVKCLNPALAKDEEIRARFEREAKAVARLDHPNLVRIYEYGEDPDEGLYMLLEWLDGTTLGARIAQGETFAGEAFTALASQLLAGLAALHSVGILHRDLKPENILVADSGQELTFKITDFSLAALRDAPKLTHHEAIVGTPAYMSPEQAAGGQPGETSDLFSLGVVLYEAATGENPFAGQTMMETLRNVRDAEPSFKHPAIVDLPERPRELLSKLLQKDPAARPASANAARSLLGERVPVKEEPVARPQVSLSRYLILVLILLALWLLRKQFPADTHTFDLLMVPLVIIGLFVSRRPRKTAIKPEYLRPRNRKRDLKYLAAAVAVIAFWGGMMLWYPWGGKVDGGRMKDEGQTPASVVPVKPDTAAKDEGGRMKDDVKDPIKTPPATPSEPEFRAAPEGKDEGGRMKDEGVKATLSSAPQIAAASTAIPDSVNLALTTEPWAQVYLNGVQLGTTPFSGTVRVPGGSQTLVLRNPAFPPVQVTLNLSSAQSRADIRLADHAALVRVNVEPWGELYLDGEHIGTTPLPRPLFVSPGHHSVRVSHPQLSTLQQDFQIAAGETVAISMDLSHGQASIQK, via the coding sequence TTGAAACCTCTTTCCCAAAGACTCACAGACAGGCAACTGATCCAGCGCGGAGATTTGACGCTGGCTTTTCGCGCTCGGGACAGTGTGCTCGAGCGGCCGGTGTTTGTCAAATGCTTGAATCCGGCGCTGGCCAAGGATGAAGAGATCCGCGCGCGCTTTGAGCGGGAAGCCAAGGCGGTGGCGCGGCTCGATCATCCCAATCTGGTGCGGATCTACGAATACGGCGAAGACCCCGACGAGGGGCTGTATATGCTCCTCGAATGGCTGGACGGCACCACGCTGGGCGCGCGCATTGCACAGGGCGAGACCTTTGCAGGAGAAGCCTTCACCGCGCTGGCTTCGCAGCTTCTGGCGGGACTGGCCGCGCTGCACAGCGTGGGCATTCTGCACCGCGATCTGAAGCCGGAAAATATTCTGGTGGCCGACTCAGGGCAGGAACTGACCTTCAAGATCACCGACTTTTCTTTAGCCGCGCTGCGGGATGCTCCCAAGCTGACGCACCATGAAGCGATTGTGGGCACGCCCGCCTATATGTCGCCCGAGCAGGCGGCAGGCGGCCAGCCGGGCGAGACCTCGGATCTGTTCTCGTTGGGCGTAGTGCTCTATGAAGCCGCCACGGGCGAAAATCCCTTTGCCGGCCAGACGATGATGGAGACGCTGCGCAACGTGCGCGACGCCGAACCATCTTTCAAGCATCCGGCGATTGTCGACCTTCCCGAGCGTCCGCGCGAACTGCTCTCTAAACTTTTGCAGAAAGATCCCGCGGCGCGTCCCGCTTCCGCCAATGCAGCCCGCAGTCTTTTAGGTGAACGCGTGCCGGTGAAGGAAGAGCCTGTTGCACGCCCGCAGGTGAGCCTGTCGCGCTATCTGATTCTGGTGCTGATTCTGCTGGCGCTGTGGCTGCTGCGCAAGCAGTTTCCGGCAGACACGCACACCTTCGATCTGCTGATGGTGCCGCTGGTGATTATCGGCCTGTTCGTCTCCCGCCGTCCCCGCAAGACCGCCATCAAGCCCGAGTACCTTCGCCCGCGCAACCGCAAACGCGACCTGAAATATCTGGCCGCCGCCGTGGCCGTGATCGCCTTCTGGGGTGGGATGATGCTCTGGTACCCGTGGGGAGGCAAGGTTGACGGTGGAAGGATGAAGGATGAAGGGCAGACGCCGGCCTCGGTGGTGCCGGTTAAGCCGGACACTGCGGCCAAGGATGAAGGCGGAAGGATGAAAGATGACGTTAAGGACCCGATAAAGACTCCGCCGGCGACGCCTTCCGAGCCGGAATTCAGAGCAGCGCCGGAAGGGAAGGATGAAGGCGGAAGGATGAAGGATGAAGGGGTCAAGGCAACCCTATCATCCGCACCACAGATTGCCGCGGCCTCGACTGCTATTCCCGACAGTGTGAATTTGGCGCTGACGACCGAGCCGTGGGCACAGGTGTATTTGAATGGCGTGCAGCTTGGGACCACGCCGTTTAGCGGCACGGTGCGCGTGCCCGGCGGCAGTCAGACGCTGGTGCTGCGCAACCCCGCCTTTCCTCCGGTGCAGGTAACCTTGAATTTGTCCAGCGCACAGTCCCGCGCCGACATCCGCCTGGCCGACCATGCCGCGCTGGTGCGGGTGAATGTGGAGCCGTGGGGCGAACTGTATCTGGACGGCGAGCACATCGGGACCACTCCCCTGCCTCGCCCGCTGTTTGTCTCTCCCGGACATCATTCCGTGCGTGTCTCCCATCCCCAACTTTCTACCCTGCAGCAGGATTTCCAGATTGCCGCCGGAGAAACCGTCGCCATCTCGATGGACCTCTCCCACGGCCAGGCCTCCATCCAAAAATAG
- a CDS encoding carboxypeptidase regulatory-like domain-containing protein, whose product MVQRILLAVSLILLFSTLVFAQAGAVQGTVYRANGTPAWGAFVTLDAVDGGGHHHFHMGLYTNQAGEVLFRSVPVGAYNIAASQPGEGFASALIDVAANQTTHVTLNLQDPMHHPGDGLTPVDLEGTAIVVGPDSLHRVTTYYLNTDNDASPEYILSFGPPWYTPGNGAERPTDGQHVTIHGGLFSYASPQMVVVWQINGHDWRDPDRGGHGGYGGDHGSDCDPDSVTRVELNGHIIVTADPGWHEEHHSYWITVSNTDPRADFRLDFGAEDYSPENGAVRPVNGQQVSIVGGQILCPGEPLPIVIVYEINGQFWRQPGDTTGMGPMVPDAAGEPIVIGAPESYITAGNYPNPFNPATTIRYSIPEAGDVQLSIYDLSGRQVAEVVHGFQSAGSYTVAWDGNAFASGIYFYRVKVNRLSLSHRMVLMK is encoded by the coding sequence ATGGTACAGCGTATTCTACTTGCAGTCTCTCTCATCTTGCTGTTCAGCACTCTGGTGTTTGCACAGGCGGGAGCGGTGCAGGGGACGGTCTATCGCGCCAACGGAACACCTGCCTGGGGAGCCTTTGTCACCCTCGATGCGGTCGATGGCGGCGGCCATCACCACTTCCATATGGGCCTGTACACCAATCAGGCCGGGGAAGTGCTCTTCCGCTCGGTCCCGGTGGGCGCATACAACATTGCGGCGTCCCAACCCGGCGAAGGATTTGCCAGCGCACTGATCGATGTGGCCGCCAACCAGACCACCCACGTGACGCTGAACCTGCAAGACCCGATGCACCATCCGGGAGATGGTTTGACGCCGGTGGATCTGGAAGGCACAGCCATCGTGGTGGGACCGGACAGCCTGCACCGCGTGACGACCTACTATCTGAATACCGACAACGACGCCAGCCCGGAATATATTCTTTCGTTCGGTCCTCCGTGGTACACTCCCGGCAATGGCGCCGAGCGCCCGACCGACGGCCAGCATGTCACGATTCACGGCGGATTGTTCAGCTACGCCTCGCCGCAGATGGTCGTCGTCTGGCAGATTAACGGTCACGACTGGCGGGACCCGGATCGGGGAGGACATGGCGGGTACGGCGGCGACCACGGTTCGGACTGCGATCCCGACAGCGTGACTCGCGTGGAACTGAACGGCCACATCATTGTAACTGCCGACCCCGGCTGGCACGAAGAGCACCACAGCTACTGGATTACCGTCAGCAATACCGATCCCCGCGCGGACTTCCGGCTGGATTTCGGCGCCGAGGATTACAGTCCGGAGAATGGCGCGGTGCGGCCCGTCAACGGCCAGCAGGTGAGCATTGTGGGCGGGCAGATTCTGTGTCCCGGTGAACCGCTGCCGATTGTCATTGTCTATGAGATCAACGGCCAGTTCTGGCGGCAGCCCGGCGACACTACCGGCATGGGACCAATGGTTCCCGATGCGGCCGGTGAACCCATAGTGATCGGCGCGCCGGAGTCCTACATCACCGCCGGCAACTATCCCAATCCTTTCAATCCGGCTACGACGATTCGCTATTCGATTCCCGAAGCCGGTGATGTCCAGCTTTCCATCTACGATTTATCCGGTCGGCAGGTTGCCGAAGTGGTCCACGGTTTCCAGAGTGCAGGTAGCTATACCGTAGCATGGGACGGCAACGCGTTCGCATCGGGAATCTATTTCTATCGCGTGAAGGTGAATAGGCTCAGTCTCTCTCATCGTATGGTATTGATGAAGTAA